One region of Salvelinus namaycush isolate Seneca chromosome 3, SaNama_1.0, whole genome shotgun sequence genomic DNA includes:
- the LOC120044898 gene encoding long-chain fatty acid transport protein 4-like, whose translation MMRLACCTVLLFLLRLLVGLPWFQVLPSILIFYLGSGGWKFLLIFAKTISRDLHAAGVLLKVKSNVNRHLKERNTLPKIFAETVRRHGDKTALIFEGTGEKWSFRQLDEYSNRVANLLLQRGFVEGDVVALFMENRSQYVGLWLGMAKIGVEAALINFNLRLEALVHCVTISNAKAVVFGSELTEAVCEVHSSMGKTVQMLCSGDWDPKRVPAGTECLEPLLDAAPTHLPIRPDRCFTDRLFYIYTSGTTGMPKAAIVVHSRYYRMAALVYYGFGMTSDDVLYDCLPLYHSAGNIVGVGQCLIHGMTVVIKKKFSASRFWDDCAKYNCTIVQYIGEICRYLLNQPVKDIEGKHKVRMALGNGLRQSIWEEFTSRFNVPQIAEFYGATECNCSLGNFDNMTGACGFNSQILPFIYPIRLVKVDEETMELIRGPDGVCIPCGPGEPGQLVGRINQKDPLRRFDGYVNEGANSKKTANSVFKKGDTAYLSGDVLVMDQYGYMYFKDRTGDTFRWKGENVSTTEVEGTLSRLLDMKDVVVYGVEVPGAEGKAGMAAVADPERSTDLEKFGKDLEKALPPYARPVFLRFLKEVNKTGTYKFQKTDMRRDGFDPSMVSDKLYFLDPTRGRYVELHQELYSSIISGKQKL comes from the exons GCTGCAccgtcctcctcttcctgctccgTCTCTTGGTGGGCCTGCCCTGGTTCCAGGTTCTCCCCTCCATCCTCATCTTCTACCTGGGCTCTGGAGGCTGGAAGTTCCTACTCATTTTCGCCAAAACCATCAGCAGAGATTTACA tgCGGCAGGCGTCCTCCTCAAGGTGAAGTCAAACGTCAATCGTCACCTGAAGGAACGAAACACCCTCCCTAAGATTTTCGCCGAGACGGTGCGTCGCCATGGGGACAAGACTGCGCTCATTTTCGAGGGCACGGGCGAGAAGTGGTCCTTCCGGCAGCTGGACGAGTACTCCAACCGCGTAGCCAACCTGCTGCTCCAGAGGGGCTTTGTGGAAGGGGATGTGGTGGCTCTCTTCATGGAGAACCGGTCCCAGTACGTGGGCCTCTGGCTGGGCATGGCCAAGATAGGAGTGGAGGCTGCTCTGATCAACTTTAACCTGCGGCTGGAGGCCCTGGTGCACTGCGTCACCATCTCAAACGCTAAGGCCGTGGTGTTCGGCAGCGAGCTGACCGAGG CGGTGTGTGAGGTCCACAGTTCCATGGGGAAGACAGTACAGATGCTGTGTTCAGGGGACTGGGACCCCAAACGTGTCCCTGCAGGGACAGAGTGCCTGGAGCCTCTACTGGATGCCGCCCCGACCCACCTGCCCATCCGCCCAGATCGCTGCTTCACTG ATCGTCTGTTCTACATCTACACATCTGGGACCACCGGGATGCCCAAAGCTGCCATCGTGGTGCACAGCAG GTACTACCGCATGGCAGCCTTGGTATACTATGGCTTCGGTATGACGTCTGATGATGTGTTGTACGATTGCCTTCCCCTCTACCACTCCGCAg GAAACATTGTCGGCGTGGGGCAGTGCCTGATCCACGGCATGACGGTGGTCATCAAGAAGAAGTTCTCTGCCTCCCGGTTCTGGGACGACTGTGCCAAGTACAACTGCACG ATTGTCCAGTACATCGGGGAGATCTGCCGGTACCTGTTGAACCAGCCGGTAAAGGACATAGAGGGTAAACACAAGGTCCGTATGGCGCTCGGTAACGGCCTGCGCCAGTCCATCTGGGAGGAGTTCACCTCTCGCTTCAACGTGCCACAGATAGCAGAGTTCTACGGAGCCACAGAGTGCAACTGTAGCCTGGGAAACTTCGACAACATG ACAGGAGCATGTGGCTTCAACAGCCagatcctccccttcatctaccccATCAGACTGGTGAAGGTAGATGAGGAGACCATGGAGCTAATCAGAGGCCCCGATGGCGTCTGCATCCCCTGTGGGCCTG gTGAGCCCGGCCAGTTGGTAGGCAGGATCAATCAGAAAGACCCCCTGAGAAGGTTTGACGGCTACGTGAACGAAGGAGCCAACAGCAAGAAGACTGCTAACAGTGTCTTCAAGAAGGGAGACACTGCCTATCTCTCAG GCGATGTCCTAGTCATGGACCAGTACGGTTACATGTACTTTAAGGATCGTACAGGGGACACGTTCCGTTGGAAGGGAGAGAACGTGTCGACCACAGAGGTGGAGGGAACCCTGAGCCGTCTGCTGGACATGAAGGACGTGGTAGTCTACGGAGTGGAGGTGCCAG GCGCTGAGGGGAAGGCTGGGATGGCCGCCGTAGCAGATCCAGAGAGATCTACAGACCTGGAGAAGTTTGGGAAGGATCTGGAGAAAGCTCTGCCACCCTACGCACGACCTGTCTTCCTACGCTTCCTCAAAGAGGTCAACAAGACAG GCACCTATAAGTTCCAGAAGACAGACATGCGACGGGACGGTTTTGACCCCAGCATGGTATCAGACAAACTGTACTTCCTGGACCCCACCAGGGGGCGCTATGTGGAGCTGCATCAGGAGCTCTACAGCAGCATCATCTCAGGGAAGCAGAAACTGTAA